In one window of Macrotis lagotis isolate mMagLag1 chromosome 5, bilby.v1.9.chrom.fasta, whole genome shotgun sequence DNA:
- the LOC141490188 gene encoding ATP synthase F(1) complex subunit epsilon, mitochondrial-like, with amino-acid sequence MVAYWRQARLSYIQYSQICAKAVRDALKTEFKANAEKVSGSSVKIVKVKKG; translated from the coding sequence ATGGTCGCCTATTGGAGACAGGCCAGACTCAGCTATATCCAATATTCCCAGATCTGTGCAAAAGCAGTAAGAGATGCACTGAAGACTGAATTCAAAGCAAATGCTGAAAAAGTTTCTGGCAGCAGTGTAAAAATAGTGAAAGTTAAAAAGGGATAA